Proteins from one Penicillium digitatum chromosome 2, complete sequence genomic window:
- a CDS encoding tRNA (adenine-N(1)-)-methyltransferase catalytic subunit trm61, which produces MTSPFLTRNTVAGTDSLALLQLRRDQIVPTILRDHDDENKGYWEGKVTNTRFGSFPHSTLIGQAWGAQVVASKVDTGSRGRNQSAKRKAEELDAEATTTGAEEEKKKPSFRAPVSAESGFLHILAPTPEAWTISLPHRTQVVYTPDYSYILHRLRVRPGCTLIEAGAGSGSFTHASARAVFNGYPGTEEATKRRRLGKVCSFEFHELRAAKVQQELRDHGLDGIVEATHRDVYEDGFLLGDPKTGKSPKASAIFLDLPAPWLALKHLVRNPPPGQESALDPESPAYLCTFSPCLEQAERTIRTMRKLSWLNISMVEVAQRRLDVKRDRIGLDTEGVRGATLYPKTVEEAVAKLRSEEQRAKLIRENRMTKDQPDYQPIAKETPFYKEKTDVPLYAQGRLTHRSEPDLRTHTSYLVFAILPRAWTEEDEQKCRDKWPSAKVVKPDTEPKTSKKQMKREAALERARLREEQKKSEERPQSESGDKAEEDRVEEDSTEA; this is translated from the coding sequence ATGACTTCCCCATTTCTCACCCGGAATACCGTAGCTGGCACAGATAGCCTCGCCCTCTTGCAGCTGCGTCGCGACCAGATCGTTCCGACAATCCTCCGCGACCATGACGATGAGAACAAAGGCTATTGGGAAGGCAAGGTCACAAACACCCGCTTTGGCTCATTCCCACACAGCACTCTGATTGGGCAAGCCTGGGGCGCGCAGGTTGTCGCTTCAAAAGTCGACACAGGCTCGCGCGGTCGCAACCAATCCGCTAAGCGCAAGGCCGAGGAGCTTGATGCGGAGGCAACAACAACTGGCgcagaggaagagaagaagaagccatcATTCAGAGCCCCCGTCTCTGCAGAGAGCGGGTTCCTACACATCCTCGCCCCGACCCCCGAAGCCTGGACCATATCTCTTCCGCACCGCACGCAGGTCGTCTACACCCCAGACTACAGCTACATCCTCCACCGACTCCGCGTACGCCCGGGGTGTACGCTTATCGAAGCTGGAGCCGGCAGCGGTTCTTTCACACACGCCTCCGCTCGCGCCGTTTTCAACGGGTATCCCGGGACAGAAGAAGCGACCAAACGGCGACGGCTAGGCAAGGTATGCAGTTTCGAATTCCATGAACTGCGCGCGGCCAAAGTGCAGCAGGAACTCAGAGACCACGGTCTCGATGGGATAGTGGAGGCTACGCACCGCGATGTCTACGAGGACGGATTTCTGCTAGGCGACCCCAAAACCGGCAAATCGCCCAAGGCCAGCGCCATCTTCCTGGATCTTCCGGCTCCCTGGCTCGCACTGAAACATCTCGTGCGCAATCCGCCCCCTGGACAGGAATCGGCTCTCGATCCTGAGTCACCCGCTTATCTGTGCACATTCTCTCCCTGTCTCGAGCAGGCAGAGCGTACAATCCGCACTATGCGCAAGCTATCATGGCTGAATATTTCAATGGTGGAAGTCGCTCAACGTCGTCTTGATGTCAAGCGGGATCGTATCGGGCTAGATACTGAGGGCGTGCGCGGGGCTACGCTGTATCCCAAGACTGTTGAGGAAGCGGTCGCAAAGCTTCGTAGTGAGGAACAACGTGCCAAGCTCATCCGTGAAAACCGAATGACCAAAGACCAGCCAGATTATCAGCCAATTGCGAAGGAGACACCGTTCTATAAAGAGAAGACTGATGTCCCTTTGTATGCTCAGGGTCGCTTGACGCATCGGTCGGAGCCGGACCTCCGAACTCACACCTCATATCTGGTCTTTGCGATCCTGCCTCGGGCTTGGacggaagaagatgagcaaAAGTGCCGGGATAAATGGCCATCCGCCAAGGTCGTTAAGCCCGATACTGAGCCAAAGACAAGCAAGAAGCAAATGAAGAGAGAGGCTGCGCTGGAACGGGCAAGGCTTCGTGAGGAACAAAAGAAATCGGAAGAAAGGCCACAGTCAGAATCAGGAGAtaaggccgaggaagacagGGTCGAAGAGGATAGTACCGAGGCATGA